The DNA sequence gatgcaaaaagggctaaacaaaagaaagagcaagctgctatcctggccaagctacaagctgtaaaaccaacacaacaaattcctgttcaaccatctgaaatcactgaatctcaagaaccaaagaagcaagttgaaccacaacagaagaaatctaaAAGATACAAgaaattggccaaaagaaccaaaaggaaattgaactttgttggtaaggaattggaggatcagttttctaaggaatccactccaactacaactcaagcatcaaaaccctcagtggtatttgaagacattaaggtggtggatccttacaggaacattcatggtgaacctattgtgcctaaggatgaaccaatagactgggagagtataccaattcctgactttaatttgccaatccttaacaagccaaagagaacaaagtcaagagcagtcaagaaagtgaagttgtcacctctcaaatccaaatctctaactaaagcacaatccaaagtcaacaagggagattatatgtacttgtgtgacatcaaggaattctctgatctaaatctctatctagatgaactagaagaagtgagagggattgatacctacaggaatctacctgaaaagttagttttcaagtacaaaggaggaaaggagattcaatggccacttcacaggatccttcaagaaagccaagatgtactgataaaggtttacTCATCAgtcaagaagaactttggattcaatgtaactacaagaagactggttctaaagaagattgaagaactgaggagtattagagctaaagatgcactcccaaagactctaattatccttTACACaaggagaagagtgcatctaaggccctaatggctgatggagttcatgaatgacaaaggagtgagaagatttttcagattagaagaccaattgagcatctctagcaatgagactcttttggagatgcaagaaaagctaaatctcttagaatctgatgaactggaattccacagacagctccaaaatcagatagaagaaaacaacagaaagcttggaaagagatccagaccttcaaggaatttatttaatctgctcaggctagaggagcaccttgaaaatgactgtgagcaaatctttgtacattttgttaattgaagcactttacagttttatctacttacttttaaagttgtatttttagggtgttttattatcatcaagtttctcttaatttatggctacaattccagtagacataaattgagggagattgttgtggatatgttgtgaacttgatgatttcattaacaaaacaccttggtatattttacttagtgaaaaatgtagcactcgacggataaggattatagtcccgacggatgactcaatatagtcccgacggatgatgatttattatccatcgagtgagtagcttgtgtaacaataagtctgtagcacatttctgcatacacattatttagattctgtaagtagtactcaagtcatgttgactttaactagatatgcagaataaattgattaattgtacatagatgatgtcttgtaattctgcataaatgaaatgaagtcaagtgctagattgctacccgacgaataaacaacaatgccactcgacggatgatcaactaggtaacccgacagatgatcatgaacccgacggataaagaattcaaacatttgttgatagtgacaacacagtcacatgcgtcgaatgtatgcaaatggaatatggaagcctattcaactgggttttagagaacaaagaagcattgccatttccatgctattatgaagatattcaaagatgctggaatagagtaatgaagcagcataatattagacttgataggttttgttttattatcttgtcctattactttataatcttggtgatatataaaccaagaagtagcaaatagaacaacaagaacactaagcaagaaaattctcagagaaacatttgtaagctgtattcttagcatttctctgtaaacttagttgttcaaatttgtaagcagctgtgagctaattgctacacagagttctcttgatataatatatatctctggtggatataTTCTAATCCatcataaagtttttaaagacttgtgtttttaattacttgtgtattgattcattccaagttattatttcATAGTTTGTAAATCAAatcacacagttatatattattaagattgaacattttatatctttgtgaaaaagtttcaagaactccattcaaccccccttctgtaattcttgttgcattgttagggactaacactctctctctctctctactctcGGTACTCTCTGTCTCCCACACTCCCTTCGATTCTCTCATCAAACTCAATCCTAGTTTAAGATTTGAGTTCCTCTCATcttgtatatatacatacatgtttgcatgtatatgtgtgtgtgttggtGTTTGATTTCGGTGATGAACCTCTCGGTTCTTGTTCTTAATTAGCGTTCTTGGTCGGTTCTTTGCAGAAAATTATTGTTGAATGCTTGCATGTTAGTTGTTGTAATTTTTCTTGAGTAATTGGCGAGGTTTTTGAGTTGGGGACCGAATATTGGCACCCCCGAATCCTTGCCTCCATCGGTGATGAACTCCAGTGAACCGGTGGTGAACGATGATGCTAGTCTGAGTTATACGATCCCTGAAAAACTTATTTCGGTTATTGCATGTTGTTTTTTTAGAAAAACCCGAATGTTACTTTCGGTTTTAAAAAGAAATTGGTTTGAAATATTTGATAAACTCGGTTGATACGATGTTGTTCATGGTTTTAATTTGAATGGTGTGTGTAAGTTCGATTGTGTGATCGTTGGTGTCTGTGCGGGTGTTTTTAGATTAATTGTTGCATGCATGTGTTTGTCTTTGGATTTTCCAAAATTTTAGAGTTTAATTTTCTAAGAATGATTCAAATTTGGTATTTGGTTCAAGGTTGAGTAATCGATTATTAAAATTAATGTTGCATGTCAATTTTGGTTTGAAAAATCGAATGAAACTCTCGGTCTAAGGAAAATTTGGTTGGAATTATGTGATAACTCCGATTGATATGATTTTATTCATTGGTTTTAAGTCGAAATAGGTTCGGTTTTTTATTTAAGAGTATGCATGTTAATTTTAAATGGTTGCATGTTATAATGTGGATTTAGTATCTTAAGTCGTGAGTTGGTGATTGTGTAAAGTGAAGTTGTATACTAAGTGTTAAGTGTTAAAGAGTAACTAAGTATATTTGATTGTTGCGGTTGATTATAATAAGAGGGTAAACGTAGTTATAAGTACGTCATGCCCAATTCTCGAAAAGAAGGTGGATATGTTGTATAAGGTATAGGTTCGAGATAACTTGGTGTCAAATTATATGAATCGGTGATTATTTGCTAAGTGTAAAAGTATCGAGATAGTCGGTGATATAAAGAGTATAAAGGTATATCATATTATGTGCTACATGTTATGCATGTGTATATAAGATAAGCGAATATTGCGCTGGGTTAGAAGTTAGACGTTCTGAGAGACGTCAGAAATTGATCAAGTTTCTAATTAAGGTTTTGTTTTGTATTGTAATTTGGAAagtggaggcattcaggctagatATGGGAAATAAgtcttaggtggcagtagctcaggTTTCGTAAAACAGGAAAGCTTtttgaggcaagtaactctgccttctatTATGAATTGCTTATCGAGAGATTGTTGATGCTATGCACTGATAGAATAAAGAGTATTCGTAAAATATTTATTGATCCTTATGATAACCCTGTTATTGATCTTTGCGATAAACTCGTTATTAATCCGTGTGATAAACCCTAATAGTAGTCTCTTGTTCCAAATGATTATACCCTGTTCTCGTATTTTGATAACCTATGATCCTTTGACCCAAAAAGAGTCATAACAAACCTTTCGTATATCATATCTTGTTAACCTAAATTTCTTTGCTAATCACAGTGCCATGCTTATGCGTTGTTCTTTGGAACTATTTCAGATCACGGCCTTGTTATACTCTGTTTAACATTTATTCGATATCCTTAACTTGCGATCCCTGTTTACCTTCGATTTGTTCAGTTTCCTTGAATTCCTAAATTGAATTTAAGAATGACTTTCGACTTGAATGAGTCCAAACGATTTCACTTATTGGTAatgttaaaaatgaatttagcCAAACTTCCTTTTTTTTCTAACataaaggttttccaaatgaattcctgatggattggacagagacgtaagaggctagtgggactagtccagtcacgtatgaggctagcggggctagtccaatataatGCTGAAATAATGTCATAGGTACCTTAAGGACCAGATGAAGGTCGGTACAGGCtgatgtaatatcccgtaatttttagaattagattgataatagaataatagaaaagTACTAAAATTAGATAatgactaggatttaaaattgaattagagtaatgggcctaaaatttggatcagattctaatatgcATAACTTGCtggttaagatatagggttttgtatcgttataattACACCATATTCATATTCCTTATTTTTATCAAAAATTCGTGGAACTCTTCTCAGCATAAAttagcagtcttgtaaaattcataggAAATTTATCATAAATCAGAATTCGTTGTTTCTgaacttttcggaaaggtcttttcgttctctacaacttttaTGCTTTATATTTTCCATGAAAACGTCGTTTAGAGGGacaaaaaggctatattcagatctggtcaggttttaaggtaagttttcgatcgatcttactagtgttttTAAAATTGTGTGTTACatgtttatatttgattatcaaaacttgggctaagtgatgatatatgtgataatattatatgttatagaatatgtatcgatatatatatgtgatgtctagacgataattttggatctGTGATTTATGCCctgtttgtgaaaatatcgaataagaacttaggaccgcagtcaccggattgtagtgacagttttgtgaaaatttaggatcgttatcaccgggttgtagtggtcgtggcatgaattATGGATTTTGAATTGTTGTTtgttatgtgattatgtgtatcgtatatattgaataaaaataagaatgtgtatcgaaagtgtttatttcgtatatcgtatcgtatatgttatcgtattttgttatatgtgttcatattacttggcctactagttggatcgattgttttcttgctgggctttGCCGCTCATCCTTTTAGTTTTTCAGGTTTCGTttaagattcgagttggatagcattggagtttcGAGGACTTAGATTgtagtagattgacttttggacttccgcttttagctgcgctttTATAATATTAACCTTTGTAATAGACTTTTGGATTAATAGATTAAATTTTGTACTtgttttgatttagaattaatagtccggaagtgcgggctgttacagctgatcacccgtattatacttaaaagatggatattccaatcaagggttcttaTTGTTAAATAATGAAAATAAATGTTTATAAATGTTGCAACAAGCGTTATGATTTTGttttgatttgaaattgaatAGTTTGAGTTGAATCTTCTCTAAGTCTTGAGAATCTTGTTTGAGAACCCTGTCATAATACTTTTATATTGAAGCCCATAGTTTAAAAGTGATATATCTCTCAAAGTGTGAAACTTTCTTTAGAACCCTGGCAATTGAACTTGATACCCATTGGTTATTCGAACTTAAATCCTAAAAGCTTTGAAACTCTCTTTTGGAACtctttcctagaaattgatagagTGCTGCCACCTAATTTTTATTTTGAGATATAATGCCTTAGTTGATGATACTTATGTTGAAATTTAGAActgtttatatagttacttgttgagcttCTTTGCTAATTTATTTGTtttgatctaaccatgacagttaagcaagaagatgacAAGATTGAGGCGCACCGCTCGCAAGAGTATTCCAGGAGGTGTTTATTGTGTTGTGGGATTTCAGATGCCAGATCAGGTAGATGCTGTGTGAGCAAGCAACAATAAGGTGGTGGAAAATGTATTAGCTGAATCAGATACttttgggttatctgtcgattaCAAGTCGGAATCAGATAATGTGGTTTTaattatattttgggttgtaacAATAATATTTTGGTTGGTGGTTGTAATCTTGtatcatactttatcctgttagTTTCGGGATTTATTATATTTCTTTTGTTATTATATTAGTATTAGTGGTATTGTGGGTACTCATTCCTAACCCCGAATTTGAGGCCGTCACATTTGTCATTCAACAagtaaattatttttattattttagatGAATAATAATCAATAATATAGCTTTAGAAAGTAAGTCAGATTAAAAAAATAAAGTAACAATGAATCAAATATTTACAAACCAAACACAGGTTTATATTCTTCCACGTAACTAGTATATTGTAACTAGATTTCATGAAATTTCAAGTTATCACGCAACTATAAAATCTGTGAAACAAAcgaggccctcatgttcctatAGTCATACAACCTATTGATGGGCTGTTATGGAAAGCAGTAATCCTGATTGAGAACTACCAGTTCTATATATCAACCAATCCACACAGAATATCTCGAGCACTGGCATATGATGTTACGACACAAAATCCAGTAATAGTGGCCATTTGCCTGAGTACTGGTATGTGATGTTAAGACACAGATCCAGTATTTGTGAATTTACAGAGCCAGGTGCTCCTATTTATGATATGGCGAACCTGTGGACACCATATCTGTACCGTAATTTTGGATCATTGAGCTTTGGCTGAAGCCTTTTTAAACTTAAACACTTGTGACCTTTTTTAAAAATTTAGGCAAATTGGTATAGAGAAAAGTCTTGTTGCCGTTTTAAGAGTTAAAGTAGAAGCAGATTGCTAAAAGAATTTCTGTTTAAATTTACTGACTTCCTGAAATTCAAATATTCAACAGTTAAATACAGCAGGAAACTAAAAAGGCAATTTTGCCAGAATTGTACCTTCACATGGAACTACACAGAAGGCTTCCAAAGTTTAAACAAGATTTAAACAGATGTACATTAAATATACTTATTTAAAGATCATATAAGCAGAACTGCAATTAGGCCTTTAATGGTCAAATGGTAAAACTGATGTAATGCCTTGTGGCCTCTTCCACCAGTTTTTTGTCGCCCTGGAGTCCATTTGCCGTACCAAACAATCAATACATGGTAaacttttcttttgttttttcaAACACTTGCTCTGCGATAATTGCCCCGTTGCCATCAGCTTTTTTAATCTCCAAGTTAGATTTCTGATAAACCCCAGTACCCCTCAATGCATCAGCAATAAAGTCATCAAAACCAATGGCAATGGCAGCTTCAGCTTTAGCACCATAGACCAACCTCTGCGCCAAAAAGTATGCTTTTGAGATGTTCATAAAGTGCATGAAAACAAAATTGACAGTAAAAGACGAGTAGTTGGGTACCTTGATTCTCGATAAATGAATTGCACCAAAGCACATAGGGCAAGGCTCACACGATGCATATATCTCGCACTCTGCAAGCTCAATCTGATTGAGCTTTTTGCAAGCCTGAAAAGAAAAAAGTTATGCTTCATAAGGATGAGAGAACATAGTAGAATTACAGTTGTATTCAGTGCAGAATTCCCAATCACAGAGAACTTAAAGCATAAATTCAGGGTTTAAAGTTTGGTTTTAGTATTGAAATCAATATGTCCACAAAAAAATTCAAAAGCTTCGCAACAATAACAATCCCTTTCTTCTGCCTAGTTTAATATGTGCGGCTAGATTAATATTAGATTATTAAAATGGACTGTATTCTTCAGGTCTTCAATTTTGCCCT is a window from the Apium graveolens cultivar Ventura chromosome 1, ASM990537v1, whole genome shotgun sequence genome containing:
- the LOC141660876 gene encoding guanosine deaminase, whose amino-acid sequence is MEAAKVVEAKDGTISVASAFAGYQEAVQDRDHIFITKAVEEAYKGVECGDGGPFGAVVVCKDEVVASCHNMVLKHTDPTAHAEVTAIREACKKLNQIELAECEIYASCEPCPMCFGAIHLSRIKRLVYGAKAEAAIAIGFDDFIADALRGTGVYQKSNLEIKKADGNGAIIAEQVFEKTKEKFTMY